In Populus nigra chromosome 1, ddPopNigr1.1, whole genome shotgun sequence, one genomic interval encodes:
- the LOC133680787 gene encoding cytosolic Fe-S cluster assembly factor NBP35 isoform X2, producing the protein MATVKHKILVLSGKGGVGKSTFSAQLSYALAAMDFQVGLMDIDICGPSIPKMLGLEGQEIHQSNLGWSPVYVESNLGVMSIGFMLPNPDEAVIWRGPRKNGLIKQFLKDVYWGELDFLVVDAPPGTSDEHISIVQYLQATGIDGAIIVTTPQQVSLIDVRKEVSFCKKVGVEVLGVVENMSGLCQRLTDFRFAKLTENGEQNDITERVLGYMREKAPEMLDLIACSEVFDSSGGGATQMCQEMGVPFLGKVPLDPQLCKAAEEGRSCFADQKCGVSAPVLKSIIEKLLVMNQWREELQQISE; encoded by the coding sequence ATGGCTACTGTGAAGCACAAGATATTGGTTTTATCAGGCAAGGGTGGAGTCGGGAAGAGCACATTCTCTGCTCAACTGTCATACGCACTAGCAGCTATGGACTTCCAGGTTGGGCTCATGGACATTGACATCTGTGGCCCAAGTATCCCCAAGATGCTTGGCCTAGAAGGTCAAGAAATTCACCAAAGCAACCTTGGCTGGTCTCCCGTCTATGTTGAATCAAACCTTGGGGTCATGTCCATTGGATTCATGCTTCCGAACCCAGATGAAGCTGTCATATGGAGGGGGCCCCGCAAAAATGGGCTTATCAAGCAATTTCTGAAGGATGTTTATTGGGGGGAGCTTGATTTTCTTGTGGTTGATGCCCCGCCTGGGACTTCTGATGAGCACATTTCAATTGTCCAATACCTTCAGGCTACCGGAATAGATGGTGCAATTATTGTCACGACTCCACAACAAGTCTCTTTAATTGATGTGCGAAAAGAAGTGAGTTTCTGCAAGAAAGTTGGAGTTGAGGTTCTTGGGGTTGTTGAGAACATGAGTGGCTTGTGCCAGCGATTGACAGATTTTAGGTTTGCAAAGTTGACGGAGAATGGTGAACAAAATGATATTACAGAAAGAGTTTTAGGGTACATGAGAGAGAAAGCTCCAGAAATGCTAGACTTGATTGCCTGCAGTGAAGTATTTGATAGCAGCGGTGGTGGTGCAACACAAATGTGCCAGGAGATGGGAGTACCTTTTCTTGGGAAGGTACCATTGGATCCACAGCTTTGTAAGGCTGCTGAAGAGGGTAGATCCTGCTTTGCAGATCAGAAGTGTGGGGTAAGTGCGCCTGTATTAAAGAGTATAATAGAGAAACTACTGGTGATGAATCAGTGGCGTGAAGAACTGCAGCAGATTAGCGAATAG
- the LOC133670600 gene encoding glycosyltransferase family 92 protein RCOM_0530710, translated as MKDRRKRDVVSWNRFFWCTLFLVFSCVLFSGFTFSTFRFFFFGEKFHPEIVSTWRTPAMEALSDDSSAVPAPSIRETVILPDQVLVFLKYPPSSRLFTKEDLLCVYLSANKSSSQSQRRLPPNHIDGKDVDDQIVRCPLIPRGYTVSLALKSGGYIHPGPTHKWDSLVYEALIDRDNTTVVFVKGLNLRPEKLSNASRFECVYGWDFRRPKFLLRSQVISMAQEIVRCKTPLSVLGAPQMVNSSIKASIRVKGRGTLHSIARPGLRSKPQPGPPERKPHEMCICTMLRNQARFLREWVMYHAQVGVQSWYIYDNNSDDDIEDVMESLVQAGFNISRHVWPWIKTQEAGFAHCALRARESCEWVGFIDVDEFFYSPLGLSLHDVISNQSGSGNNVAEIRTSCYSFGPSGLKHLPPQGVMVGYTCRLGAPERHKSIVKPEALNSTLINVVHHFHLSEGFRYVNADRGVLAINHYKYQVWEVFKEKFYRRVATYVADWQNEQNVGSKDRAPGLGTRAVEPSDWSSRFCEVTDTGLRNLVLQKFMDPLTNHLPWEELGRGYGNYMLKNKDEMRIHGVGLWIKTKKDSKMVSEEQKESPRVRMQSNPVDNSQNMENLFSPRFKSVAAMAGWDEESILFASLIVEDAPERQFKHKKRSDLHFKTPPSTNTRRKRRDQKKSPISIPVPILNLDEEEELVMKESEKKKTEPRIAVDEENKLGGDKLAKDNPDASCSNSALPCMDKLREELSCAICLEICFEPSTTSCGHSFCKKCLRSAADKCGKKCPKCRQLIGNSRSCTVNTVLWNTIQLLFPQEVEAKKASGKKNQKEHQSSERKTNNDLISRNVRPLRVSYRDTSVQPSRVPNRGAITNRGMLRQDDPSTRVSNRDASTSRDMWNQDEEDTPLVQRLRRREALERLILSREASGRRRRGIPSQDEDTALALRLQREEFMEAFGGTQEQSGISLSSARANLRVMASRAAISIHSRGRPI; from the exons ATGAAAGACCGTAGGAAACGAGATGTTGTTTCATGGAACAGGTTCTTTTGGTGCACTCTTTTTCTTGTCTTCTCTTGTGTTCTCTTCTCTGGCTTCACTTTCTCCACTTttcgcttcttcttctttggag AAAAGTTTCACCCGGAAATTGTCTCAACATGGCGGACGCCGGCGATGGAGGCACTTTCCGACGATTCTTCTGCGGTCCCGGCACCATCAATTCGTGAAACAGTTATACTTCCAGACCAGGTTCTAGTTTTCCTAAAATACCCTCCATCGTCTCGGTTATTTACAAAAGAGGACCTCCTATGCGTTTATCTCTCGGCTAATAAATCATCATCCCAGTCGCAGCGCAGGCTGCCCCCAAATCACATAGACGGTAAGGATGTCGATGACCAGATCGTACGGTGTCCACTCATTCCACGTGGCTACACTGTTTCGCTAGCTTTGAAATCTGGCGGCTATATCCATCCGGGACCCACTCACAAGTGGGACTCGCTTGTCTATGAAGCCTTGATAGACCGTGATAATACTACAGTTGTTTTTGTCAAGGGTCTTAATCTACGGCCGGAGAAACTTTCTAACGCTTCAAGGTTTGAGTGTGTGTACGGCTGGGATTTTAGGAGACCCAAGTTTTTGCTACGATCCCAAGTCATATCAATGGCTCAAGAGATCGTACGGTGCAAAACCCCTTTGAGTGTCTTGGGTGCCCCACAAATGGTCAACAGCTCCATCAAGGCATCCATTAGAGTGAAAGGTAGAGGAACATTACACTCCATAGCCCGCCCGGGGCTCCGGTCGAAGCCCCAACCTGGTCCACCGGAACGAAAACCACATGAAATGTGCATATGCACCATGCTACGCAATCAAGCCAGGTTCTTAAGAGAATGGGTCATGTACCATGCCCAAGTTGGAGTACAGAGTTGGTACATTTACGACAACAACAGTGATGATGACATTGAGGATGTTATGGAGTCACTAGTCCAGGCGGGTTTTAACATTTCTAGGCATGTTTGGCCATGGATCAAGACCCAGGAAGCAGGGTTCGCACACTGCGCGCTAAGGGCTCGAGAGTCGTGCGAGTGGGTTGGCTTCATAGATGTAGATGAGTTTTTTTACTCTCCTCTGGGGTTAAGTTTGCATGATGTAATTAGCAATCAATCGGGGTCTGGAAATAACGTTGCTGAGATACGTACTTCGTGCTACAGTTTTGGGCCGTCGGGGCTCAAGCATCTTCCGCCACAAGGAGTGATGGTAGGGTATACGTGCCGCCTCGGAGCACCGGAGAGACACAAGAGTATAGTGAAACCTGAAGCATTGAATTCCACACTGATCAACGTGGTGCACCATTTTCATTTAAGCGAGGGTTTTAGGTATGTAAATGCTGACAGGGGAGTTTTGGCTATTAACCACTACAAGTATCAAGTGTGGGAGGTGTTCAAGGAGAAGTTCTACAGGAGGGTAGCTACTTATGTGGCTGATTGGCAGAATGAGCAAAATGTTGGGTCGAAGGACCGAGCCCCGGGCTTGGGGACCAGAGCTGTTGAGCCATCAGATTGGTCAAGTAGGTTTTGTGAAGTGACAGACACTGGGCTCAGGAACCTGGTATTGCAGAAGTTTATGGACCCATTAACCAACCATTTGCCATGGGAGGAGCTAGGAAGAGGTTATGGGAATT ATATGCTTAAGAACAAAGATGAGATGAGGATACATGGAGTGGGACTGTGGATC aaaaccaagaaagacTCCAAAATGGTGAGTGAAGAACAAAAGGAGAGTCCTAGAGTGCGGATGCAATCAAACCCAGTTGACAATAGCCAAAATATGGAGAATCTTTTCAGTCCCAGATTCAAATCCGTGGCTGCCATGGCTGGTTGGGACGAAGAATCTATCCTTTTCGCAAGCCTTATTGTTGAAGACGCGCCAGAAAGACAGTTCAAACATAAGAAACGCTCCGATTTGCACTTCAAGACTCCACCTTCAACCAATACAAGAAG GAAGCGGAGGGATCAGAAGAAGAGTCCGATTTCAATTCCTGTACCTATTCTAAATCTTGACGAAGAGGAGGAACTTGTAATGAAAG AAAGTGAGAAAAAGAAGACGGAGCCGAGAATTGCTGtagatgaagaaaataaattaggagGAGACAAATTAGCTAAAGACAACCCTGATGCTTCTTGCTCAAACTCAGCTCTTCCTTGCATGGATAAACTTAGAGAAGAGCTTTCTTGTGCT ATTTGTTTGGAGATCTGCTTTGAACCGAGTACCACTTCTTGTGGACACAG TTTCTGTAAGAAATGTTTGCGATCTGCTGCTGATAAATGTGGGAAGAAATGCCCAAAGTGCAGGCAACTGATAGG CAATAGCAGATCCTGTACGGTGAATACAGTTCTTTGGAACACAATACAGCTTCTGTTTCCTCAAGAAGTTGAAGCAAAGAAGGCATCGGGCAAGAAAAACCAGAAAGAGCATCAAAGCTCAGAAAGAAAAACCAATAATGATTTAATAAGCCGAAACGTTCGGCCTTTAAGAGTGTCATACAGAGACACAAGCGTCCAGCCTTCTAGGGTGCCAAACAGGGGAGCGATTACCAATAGAGGCATGTTGCGCCAAGATGACCCTTCTACTAGAGTGTCAAACAGAGATGCAAGTACGAGTAGAGATATGTGGAACCAAGACGAGGAGGATACTCCATTGGTGCAAAGATTGCGAAGAAGAGAAGCTCTTGAGCGGCTAATATTAAGCAGAGAAGCAAGTGggaggagaagaagaggaaTACCAAGCCAAGATGAGGATACTGCATTAGCTCTAAGGCTGCAGAGAGAAGAGTTTATGGAAGCTTTTGGGGGAACTCAAGAGCAATCAGGAATCTCTCTTTCATCAGCTAGAGCAAACTTGAGAGTCATGGCATCTAGAGCCGCCATTAGCATTCATTCTAGAGGCCGGCCTATATAG